DNA sequence from the Prochlorothrix hollandica PCC 9006 = CALU 1027 genome:
GAGCAGTAGCACGCCGGGGAAAAAGAAGAACATCATGAAATACATAAAAACCCGTTCAATGGAACCGGCTACATACCAGCGCTTTTGGAGATAGAAATAGACCACCAAGGGCATCACCACCAGAAAAGCGCCCGCTAAACCGAGATACACGCCGCCGGTGATCAGCAGGTTCAGGTTTGTTCCAAGGTCGAGAGTCAACGGTCCAAGGTTAAAGGTCATAGGGTGTGGATCTCTTGCAATAAAAACTCTGGCAGGGGACAGGGGCAATAGGCTGTGAGCCAGTGTCTGATGGATAGGGGGTTGGGTTTAGGGGGTTCCCTGGGCCTGACCAACCCATAAGGGCTAGGACTGGGGGACAGGCTAACGCCACGGCCATTCGCAAATCCTGAGCGCTGATGTAGTTCGCTCAAGGTTTTTATCCCAGTTTTTATCCCAGTTTTTATCCCAGCTTTTAGCTCAGCTTGTAGCCCAGTTTCTAGCTCACTAGTTAGTGTAGTTCAACAGCCGGTTCTGGATCACTCTGGATCACTACTGGATCACAGGTCATCGTGTGCCCATCACTCGCAGTATTTTAATCCTCTGCGGCGATCGACCAGTCCAACCCACCCCTAACCTCTCCAAAGGAGGAGGATACGATTAGATTTTCCCTCGAAATTGGGGATTTAGGGGAGGGGCGAAGCATGGGCGGCAAAACTTGGGGCGATCACCCAGAGAATACCTGCGCCCATGCTTCGCCCGTACCCAAAATGGGGGCATTGCCCTCCCCTGATTTCAATCCGATCCCGCCCCCCCAATGACGAGATGCGCCCTAGATCCATAGGTGGATATATCGTCGGGATGGGATCAAAAGAGAACGTTAAGCCAGGAAAGCCCTAAGCCAGGAAAGCCCTAAGCCAGGAAAGCCCTAAGCCAGGAAAGCGCTAAGGCTATAAACGAAGGCGACGATCGCCACCCCCAGCAACCACTGGGGATGATAGCCCTGCACCATGCGCCCTGCTTCCGTGCGCACCAGATCCACATCAATCCACACCGTATTGCCCCGCCGTAGCCAACCCTGAACCACTACAGTAGTGCCTACCCAGTGTTGGGGTTGGTGTCGGGGGTGCAGCAGCCCTAAGGGACCGAAGGGGGTGGTGTGGTGCAGCTTGATCAGACCCAGGGGGGTTTCGAGCCAGAGATCTTGGCCGAGGCTGTTGGCCAGTCCCGATCGCCCTACCACCTTGCCCCGCCACCGCACCGCAATGGATTCATAGGGTAACCGTTCCACATCCACCAACAGCCATTGAAAATCCGAGGCTGTGGTCAAAATTCGCCGGGGGAAATCGGGAAAAAAGCGGTTGTTGCGCAGCAGGATCCCCCCACAAACCCCCAGGGGGAGGGTGGCGCTCAGCAGGGACAGTTCCCCAAATAACCAGGCAAACTGCCAAAATCCCATCAAGGTCAGCAATGCCCCCAGGAACCACAGCAGTAACCCCCCCACCAGCCCTAGGGCTAGCCCCCCAAAGGGAGATCCCTGGGTTAGCAGCCGTTGCCACCCTTGCCACAGGTGATAGAGTTCCCGCTGAATTTGGGGCAGCTTATAGCGGGACTGGGGACGGCGGAGCTGGTGCCACCAACGATCGATCGGGGGAGCGAGGGGAGCCGTTGGGGCGGGCAGGGGAAAGGTGGGATCCAGTTTCCAGCCCTGGCCATAGCCGTTGAGACGGGCAATGCGATCCCCTAGGGGGGGCTGGGCTTGGTTGAGGCTGAGCCAGTGGCGTTGGGGATTGAGGCAGTCCCAGTGGAGGTAGGTGAGCCAGGTGTCTAGGCGACGATCGGACTGGAGAGGAGCGGCCAGCAGAGGAGTCCCAGGGGGCGCAGGCAGAGGAGTCCCAGGGGGCGCAGGCAGAGGAGTCCCAGGGGGCGCAGGTAGGGGAGTAAAAGCTGGGGGAATAGGGGGTCCAACGGCGATCGGCTGGGTTCCATCCCGGGGGCTAGCAGCGGACACCTGAGGGGGTATCGCAGCCCCTGGTCTGGCTTCAGGGTTTGGCTGGGTTTGGGACTGGGTTTGGGACTGGGTTTGGGACTGGGTATTGGACTGGGTATCGGACTCGCTGCCTGGTCGAGTTTCTGGTGAAGGTTCTGCTGAAGGTTGTGGCTGAGATGCGGGTGAAGGTTTTGGCAGAGATGCGGGTGGAGATGCGGGTGGAGATGCGGGTGGAGATGCTGGCTCGGTGCTTGGTTCAGAACTTGGCTCAGAACCGGGGGGTGCAGTCAACAGCAAAATGGGCGGCGGGGCACAGACAGCGGCGGCGGCATAGGCCGATTGGGCTGCAGCCATGGCGGCACAATAGCCCAGGGGTTGCAATAATTCCAGACTTTCCAGGAGGGCCGGGGTTTCCTGGCGCTGTTCCAAGCAGTGGGCCACCTGGAGGGCCAGCTTGAGGAGGGCACGGCTGTAGCCATTGGGGTTGCTGCAAAAGTCAGCAGAACCGCGATCGCCCCGATCGGCCCGGTGCCGCGCGATCGCCAGCAGGGTCCACCGTCCCAGCTTAAACAGACCATAGCCAACCCCCGATACCAGGGGACAGCCATAGGCCAGCCCTTGCCACAGCCACTGTTGCCCGGTGCGGGGGCGGCGGGGTTTGGGAGAGGCGGCAGGGGAGCGCTGGGCCTGGGAGGGCTGCATTTGGGGCTGGGTGCCGCTGTAGGCAGGGTCGATCGTGCCCTGGAACTGACGGTTAAAGGCCGTCCGGGGGGTGGGGCTGACCCGTCGGGGTGGTGGCACACCGGGCAAACCCCAGGCCCGCCGCTGGCATTGGTCTCCCCATTGGGCGCTTTGCCAATACAGGCCATAGGGTAATTGCAGCACTAGGCTCAAACTGGGGAGGATCCAACTGCTGCGATCGTCCACTAAGCTCAGTTCTGCGGCCACGATCGCCGCCAACTCTTCATCCTCTAGGGCATCCAACAGACCTTGGCTAACCACCACGCGGGTATTGCGGGGCAAATGACCATAACTGAAAATAAGGGGGGTGGCGGTGGGCAAAACCCCCAAGGTGACCAGGGGCAGCTTATGGCGTTGGCAGAAAAAACGCCGCAGGACTTGGCTGGTTTCCGGGCGCTGGAGCTTTAAGGTTTTGGGACTATGGGGCTGTAACCCGTGGCAGACCTGTAAAACCACGTCCCACAGCCACGGCGAAGCCACCAGGGCCACTCCCGCCAAAACCAGGGTTCCTCGGCCCACCTGCTCCAGGCCATGGGCTAGCTCTAGGCTAGGCACCAGGGGGATCCAAGCTAAGGCCCGATCGCCCCAACGCCCCAAGGTAGAACCCAGCCAGGGCCAAGCCAACCCCCACCCCAGCAGCCCCCAGATCTCCGCCAGTCGTCCATTGAGGGATCCCAATTCCTGCTCCACCGGTTGCCGCAGGTGCCCTAGTCCCCACCCCAGGGGCACCGCCAGCAGGATCACGCCTGTGGCACTGGATCGCTGGATCCAGTCGGGCCAAAAGCCTTGGTTCAAAAGCTGGTACAGCAGCCACACCAGCCCTAAAAAACCACCCGCTAGGGTGACCGAGGTAATGGGGGGGAGTCCCAGGCGTTGGCGACGTTTGACCCGAGGAATGCGGGGCCAGGGAAAGGCGGGGTCTAAGAACTGGGCTAAGGGGGACTCGGGGGAAGGATCCATGGGCTAGGGGCTATAGGGGCTACTGTGTAGACACAAATTGATCTAAACCTCGAAATGCTGATCTTAGGAGAGTTTCACTCAAATAATGCTGGGTGGGGATGGCGATCGCTAGCATCTGTTGACCTGGGTCGTGATGCCTAATCACATGGGCTGGATCCTGGTGAACGTTGTTCAGTCCTGCATGGGATTGTCGAGTTGTACTCGACCCTAAGCCGACTACAAGTCGGCTCTCCCAGGGGGATTGTCGATTTTCCCAGGGGGATTGTCGAGTTGTACTCGACCCTAAGCCGACTACAAGTCGGCGCTCCCAGGGGGATTGTCGATTTTCCCAGGAGGATTGTCGAGTTGTACTCGACCCTAAGCCGACTACAAGTCGGCGCTCCCAGGGGGATTGTCGAGTTGTACTTGACATTATTAGAGTGAAACTCTCGATCTTAGCCCCCCTAGCCCCCTGAGTTTTGGATCGAGAGGGCTGTACAGGGCAGGGGAGGAAAGGCAAGCCAGAACGTTTATTGATGATTTGGCATGATCATGGTTTGGCATGATCACAGATAGCCCATTTGTATCACCCATTTGTATAACCCATCTGTATCACCCATCTGGGAATCCTAAACCCTTGCGCCTATGATCCAACTGCTGCTGTTGCTCGTTCTGCTGGGGCTGATGTTCCTCAGCCTTCTGGGGGGGGATATTGCCGTGACCTGGGGGGATGTGGGGCGATCGCTGCTCGGACTGCCGGGAGTCTCGCCGGGGGATACCTGGGTCGTACACCAGTTACGCTTGCCTCGCACCCTCATCGCCGTTGGGGCGGGCATGGCCTTAGCCCTCGCCGGAACCCTCACCCAGGGCATCACCCGCAATCCCCTCGCCTCCCCCAGCGTCCTCGGCTTCACCGGAGGAGCGGCCCTCGGAGCCATTGGGTCCGTCGTCCTGCTGCCCACGGGTCAGCCCTGGCTGGTTTCCCTGGCCGCCTTGGGGGGGGCGTTGGGCGTGGCATTGTTGCTGGTGGTGCTGACCCAACACCAGAGTTATGCGCCCCTACGATTGGTGCTGGTGGGCCTGGGCTTGGGGCTGGGGACCGCTGCCGCCCTTCAGATCTTTCTGGCCCTGGGGGATCTGAACCAGGTCAGTCAGGGGCTGTTTTGGCTGACGGGCAGCGTTTATGGCCGCACCTGGGGGCAGGTGGCCTTACTGTGGCCCGCTTTGGGGTTCTTGGTGCTGATTCTCGTGGGTACCCGCCAGAGCCAGGTGCTCGATGCCTTGGCCCTGGGAGAAGGGGTGGCCCAAGGCTTGGGGGTGCGCCTGGGTTGGCAGCGGGGCAGTTTATTGGGGTGCAGTGTGGTGTTGACGGCGATCGCCGTGGCCGCAGCGGGCAGCATTGGCTTTGTGGGACTGATGGCTCCCCATATGGCGCGGCAGTGGGTGGGGGCGCTGCACCGGGATCTATTGCCCACAGCGGCTTTGGTGGGAGGGGTTTTGGTGGTGGGATCCGATGGCCTGGGGCGGTGGCTGTTTGCCCCGATCGAGGTGCCCTGTGGGGTGATTACAGCGGCGATCGGCGGCTCCTATTTCCTCTACCTTTTGCTGCGACAACGCCGACCGTCGGCCTGATCTCACGGGGTCAACCCGACGGCACACCCGACGCTACATCAGCAGATCCAGACCCTAGCACCAGAATCCTGAATACCAGCTCTCCCCTAGGAAAAAGGAAGTTGAGGCGTGGGGTATTCTGATGTCAGCATCAGGGTTGTAGCGGGGGGCTGCGCCCCATCCCCCCATAAATCGAGGTACCCATAAGTTATAGATTGATAAGTTATGGCCTAGACCGTCGATCGCCTGTTCCATGCCTGCGTTTTCCCCCTTAGTTCCCCGGTTTCATGACCCAGCATCGTTTATGGGCACTGATTTCTAAAGCAAAACAGCGCTTGCCCCTGCGGGTGGTGCTACTGGTGCCCTTTTTGCTGCAAATTGCTGGCGTAACGGGACTGGTGGGCTATTGGTCCTTTCGCAATGGTGAGCGGGCGGTGAATGACCTGGCCCAACAAGTCCAAGGGGAACTCACGGCCCGCATTGAACAGGAACTCAGTACCTACTTTGCGACCCCCCCCACCATTAACCAAATCAGCGCTGCGGCCTTCCTCCAGGGAGAACTGCCCCTAGCCCAGGGCAACCAGGCCGCAACCCTCCTGCGGCAACTGAAGCTATCCCCCTATCTCTATTCCATTTACTGCGGCAATGAGCAGGGGGAATTTCTGGGAACCATGCGCCTCTTGGATCAGGAGGATTCCGTGGGCATCTGGAATGCCAATGCCGCCACGGGCTACCATCAGTTTCATTTTTATGCCGATCACTTGGGGAACCGGGGCCAACGGTTCCGGGATGCGGGAGCCTATGACCCCCGCCAGCGACCCTGGTACAAGACGGCTAAGCGCCAAGAGCGGCCCGTGTGGGGGGATGTCTATGTCGCGTTTTCCAGCCAACAACCCGCCCTCACGGCCAGTCAACCGGTTTATGACAGATCAGGACAACAGGTGGTGGGGGTGTGTGCCACCGATGTTTTATTGACCGATGATCTGCGGCAGTTTTTAAGCAGCTTAACCATTGGCAAAACAGGACAGGCGTTTGTCATCGATCGCCACGGGGTTCTCCTCTCCAGCTCCACCAACGATCCCCTAACCCTGGGGGAGGGTAAAGACAAAACCTTAATGCAGGCCAGCCTCAGCCAGAATCCCCTGGTGAAAGGGTCCATGGAGCAAATCTTGGCGGAGTTCGTGGATCTGGCGGCGATCCAAGATCCGACCCAACTGGTCTTTAAGGTGGA
Encoded proteins:
- a CDS encoding M48 family metalloprotease — protein: MDPSPESPLAQFLDPAFPWPRIPRVKRRQRLGLPPITSVTLAGGFLGLVWLLYQLLNQGFWPDWIQRSSATGVILLAVPLGWGLGHLRQPVEQELGSLNGRLAEIWGLLGWGLAWPWLGSTLGRWGDRALAWIPLVPSLELAHGLEQVGRGTLVLAGVALVASPWLWDVVLQVCHGLQPHSPKTLKLQRPETSQVLRRFFCQRHKLPLVTLGVLPTATPLIFSYGHLPRNTRVVVSQGLLDALEDEELAAIVAAELSLVDDRSSWILPSLSLVLQLPYGLYWQSAQWGDQCQRRAWGLPGVPPPRRVSPTPRTAFNRQFQGTIDPAYSGTQPQMQPSQAQRSPAASPKPRRPRTGQQWLWQGLAYGCPLVSGVGYGLFKLGRWTLLAIARHRADRGDRGSADFCSNPNGYSRALLKLALQVAHCLEQRQETPALLESLELLQPLGYCAAMAAAQSAYAAAAVCAPPPILLLTAPPGSEPSSEPSTEPASPPASPPASPPASLPKPSPASQPQPSAEPSPETRPGSESDTQSNTQSQTQSQTQSQTQPNPEARPGAAIPPQVSAASPRDGTQPIAVGPPIPPAFTPLPAPPGTPLPAPPGTPLPAPPGTPLLAAPLQSDRRLDTWLTYLHWDCLNPQRHWLSLNQAQPPLGDRIARLNGYGQGWKLDPTFPLPAPTAPLAPPIDRWWHQLRRPQSRYKLPQIQRELYHLWQGWQRLLTQGSPFGGLALGLVGGLLLWFLGALLTLMGFWQFAWLFGELSLLSATLPLGVCGGILLRNNRFFPDFPRRILTTASDFQWLLVDVERLPYESIAVRWRGKVVGRSGLANSLGQDLWLETPLGLIKLHHTTPFGPLGLLHPRHQPQHWVGTTVVVQGWLRRGNTVWIDVDLVRTEAGRMVQGYHPQWLLGVAIVAFVYSLSAFLA
- the ndhL gene encoding NAD(P)H-quinone oxidoreductase subunit L; its protein translation is MTFNLGPLTLDLGTNLNLLITGGVYLGLAGAFLVVMPLVVYFYLQKRWYVAGSIERVFMYFMMFFFFPGVLLLSPFLNFRPRPRPRSA
- a CDS encoding FecCD family ABC transporter permease, encoding MIQLLLLLVLLGLMFLSLLGGDIAVTWGDVGRSLLGLPGVSPGDTWVVHQLRLPRTLIAVGAGMALALAGTLTQGITRNPLASPSVLGFTGGAALGAIGSVVLLPTGQPWLVSLAALGGALGVALLLVVLTQHQSYAPLRLVLVGLGLGLGTAAALQIFLALGDLNQVSQGLFWLTGSVYGRTWGQVALLWPALGFLVLILVGTRQSQVLDALALGEGVAQGLGVRLGWQRGSLLGCSVVLTAIAVAAAGSIGFVGLMAPHMARQWVGALHRDLLPTAALVGGVLVVGSDGLGRWLFAPIEVPCGVITAAIGGSYFLYLLLRQRRPSA